A stretch of the Candidatus Schekmanbacteria bacterium genome encodes the following:
- a CDS encoding mannose-1-phosphate guanylyltransferase: MKDKFAVIMAGGRGTRFWPLSAGNTPKQFLRLLGKESLIQATVNRLKPLFTIEQVIIVTAKDQYDVVKEQLKELPEENILLEPEGKNTAACIGLAAVHIRKKSSNSAFVVMPSDHIIKTPAKLRKTLKAVFRSLDEFDSLHTIGFKPLYPETGYGYIKMGRKVKKIEGLSVCEVEKFTEKPSLKVAKRYVESGNYFWNSGIFGWSTDVLLDEMKRYTPNLYKALQRIEKAIGTSKYQSVLKKEYKKLENISIDYALLEKSKNILMIPSSMNWTDIGSWDALENVFPKDRNGNISSGDNYILDSQNNIAFSREGSIVLQGVKDLIVVKSGEKVFVCRRNNSQQVRKVVEFLEKKERKDLL, translated from the coding sequence ATGAAAGATAAATTTGCAGTTATAATGGCAGGTGGAAGAGGAACGCGCTTTTGGCCATTGAGCGCAGGCAATACGCCAAAGCAGTTTTTGCGTCTTTTAGGAAAAGAAAGTCTCATTCAAGCCACAGTCAATCGTTTAAAGCCGCTCTTCACAATTGAACAAGTAATCATCGTAACGGCAAAAGACCAATATGATGTGGTGAAAGAACAGCTCAAAGAACTTCCCGAAGAGAATATTCTGCTTGAACCGGAAGGGAAAAATACAGCTGCCTGCATAGGGTTGGCGGCAGTACATATAAGAAAAAAATCATCAAATTCAGCATTTGTTGTAATGCCTTCAGACCACATTATAAAAACTCCTGCAAAATTGAGGAAAACATTGAAGGCTGTTTTCAGGTCTTTAGATGAATTCGATTCACTTCACACAATCGGTTTTAAGCCGCTTTATCCTGAAACAGGATACGGTTATATCAAAATGGGAAGAAAAGTGAAAAAAATAGAAGGATTGAGCGTCTGTGAAGTTGAGAAATTTACAGAAAAACCCTCTCTCAAAGTAGCCAAGAGATATGTGGAATCGGGAAATTATTTTTGGAATAGCGGAATTTTTGGATGGTCGACGGATGTCCTGCTCGATGAAATGAAAAGATATACGCCAAATCTTTACAAAGCACTACAAAGGATTGAAAAGGCAATAGGGACTTCGAAATATCAGAGTGTATTGAAGAAGGAATACAAGAAACTTGAAAATATTTCCATAGATTATGCCCTTTTAGAGAAATCCAAAAATATTCTAATGATTCCATCATCGATGAATTGGACAGATATTGGCAGTTGGGACGCACTGGAGAATGTTTTCCCAAAAGATAGAAATGGCAATATTTCATCAGGCGATAATTATATTTTGGATTCACAAAATAATATTGCATTTAGCCGTGAAGGGTCAATTGTCCTTCAAGGAGTAAAAGATTTGATTGTGGTAAAGTCAGGTGAAAAGGTTTTTGTGTGCCGAAGGAATAATTCTCAGCAGGTAAGAAAAGTTGTCGAGTTTCTTGAAAAAAAGGAAAGAAAAGACCTGCTTTGA
- the mce gene encoding methylmalonyl-CoA epimerase codes for MIEDKILKINKIDHIGIAVKSLDDVKTFYSNVLKLDAFDVEEVESQGVKILAFKVGDSKIEFLEAIKDDSPIKKFVEKKGSGIHHIAYEVDNIEEALDELESEGVVLIDKKPRRGLHNKKIAFLHPKSSSGILTELVEK; via the coding sequence ATGATAGAGGATAAGATATTGAAAATAAATAAAATAGACCATATTGGAATTGCCGTAAAAAGTCTTGATGATGTAAAAACCTTTTATTCCAATGTTTTGAAACTCGATGCCTTTGATGTTGAGGAGGTTGAATCACAGGGAGTAAAAATTCTTGCCTTCAAAGTTGGTGATTCAAAAATCGAGTTTCTTGAAGCAATAAAAGATGACAGTCCTATAAAAAAATTTGTGGAGAAGAAGGGAAGCGGTATTCACCATATTGCATATGAAGTAGACAATATAGAAGAAGCACTCGATGAGCTCGAGTCCGAGGGAGTTGTTTTAATCGATAAAAAGCCCCGCAGGGGACTTCATAATAAAAAGATTGCTTTTCTTCATCCAAAAAGTTCATCAGGTATTCTGACAGAATTGGTAGAAAAGTAA
- a CDS encoding methylmalonyl-CoA mutase, whose translation MGDIKKRIERWEESIKESKQKDALNPRNTTSGIPVKLLYTPLDTKDIDVEKEIGVPGEYPFTRGVQKTMYRGRLWTMRQYAGFGDAEESNKRYHYLLNNGQTGLSIAFDLPTQMGYDSDDPMSAGEVGKVGVAIDSLEDMEILFKGIPLDKVSTSMTINATASLLLAMYIVVGEKQGVAPEKLSGTIQNDILKEYVARGTFIYPPEPSMRIITDIFAYCKDNLPKFNTISVSGYHIREAGSSAVQEVAFTLADGIAYVEAAIKAGLEVDAFARRISFFFNVHNNFIEEIAKFRAARRLWAKIMKERFKAKEDRSCMLRFHTQTAGCTLTAQQPQTNIIRVTIQALAAVLGGTQSLHTNSMDEALALPTEDAVRIALRTQQIIAYESGVADTVDPVGGSYAIESLTNEIERRAQEYIDKIDSMGGMMKAIEAGYIQKEIQDSAYAYQKMVESKEQIVVGVNEFTIEEEPIEDILKVDPAIEKKQKEKLAALRNRRDNKKCAESLAKVEETAKGSGNLMPAIIDAVRDYNTLGEIAGTLKKVFGEHKETVIL comes from the coding sequence ATTGGAGACATAAAAAAACGAATTGAAAGATGGGAAGAAAGTATTAAAGAGAGCAAACAGAAAGATGCACTGAATCCGCGCAATACAACTTCAGGAATACCGGTTAAACTTTTATACACTCCTCTTGACACCAAAGATATCGATGTTGAAAAAGAGATAGGAGTGCCGGGAGAATATCCCTTTACACGGGGCGTCCAAAAAACGATGTATCGCGGCAGACTCTGGACAATGAGGCAGTATGCAGGTTTTGGAGATGCCGAGGAATCAAACAAAAGATATCATTATTTGCTGAATAATGGGCAGACGGGATTAAGTATCGCCTTTGACCTTCCTACGCAGATGGGATATGATTCTGACGACCCAATGTCGGCAGGTGAAGTCGGCAAAGTAGGGGTTGCCATAGATTCACTTGAAGATATGGAAATCCTCTTCAAGGGAATCCCTCTCGATAAAGTCAGCACATCGATGACAATAAATGCCACAGCGAGTCTTCTGCTTGCAATGTATATTGTGGTTGGTGAAAAACAGGGAGTAGCTCCTGAAAAACTATCAGGCACCATTCAGAACGATATTTTGAAAGAATATGTTGCAAGGGGCACATTTATCTATCCTCCTGAACCATCGATGAGAATAATTACGGATATTTTTGCCTATTGTAAGGACAATCTTCCAAAATTCAATACAATCAGTGTGAGCGGATATCATATTAGAGAAGCAGGCTCATCAGCAGTGCAGGAAGTTGCATTCACACTTGCAGACGGCATTGCCTATGTTGAAGCCGCCATTAAAGCAGGGCTTGAAGTCGATGCTTTTGCGAGAAGAATTTCCTTCTTTTTCAATGTTCATAACAACTTTATTGAAGAAATAGCAAAATTCAGGGCGGCGCGCCGTCTGTGGGCAAAGATAATGAAAGAAAGGTTCAAAGCAAAAGAGGACCGCTCCTGTATGCTAAGATTTCACACACAGACAGCAGGTTGCACTCTGACAGCGCAACAGCCGCAAACGAACATTATTCGCGTAACTATTCAGGCGTTAGCCGCTGTGCTTGGAGGAACACAGTCACTTCATACCAATTCGATGGACGAAGCCCTTGCTCTGCCAACGGAAGATGCAGTGAGAATTGCTCTTCGAACTCAACAGATTATTGCCTACGAGTCCGGAGTTGCTGATACAGTTGATCCTGTTGGCGGTTCATATGCGATTGAGAGTTTAACTAATGAAATTGAGAGAAGAGCACAGGAATATATAGATAAGATAGATTCAATGGGTGGAATGATGAAGGCAATCGAAGCAGGTTATATTCAAAAGGAGATTCAGGACAGCGCATATGCCTATCAGAAGATGGTTGAATCAAAGGAGCAAATCGTTGTCGGTGTAAATGAATTTACGATTGAAGAAGAGCCAATTGAAGACATTCTGAAGGTTGACCCTGCAATTGAAAAGAAGCAGAAAGAAAAATTGGCTGCATTGAGGAATAGGCGGGATAACAAGAAGTGCGCAGAATCTCTTGCTAAAGTTGAGGAGACTGCAAAGGGCAGTGGTAATTTGATGCCTGCAATTATAGATGCAGTGCGTGATTACAATACTCTTGGAGAAATCGCAGGTACTCTGAAAAAGGTATTCGGTGAGCATAAGGAAACGGTCATATTGTAG